The Hypanus sabinus isolate sHypSab1 chromosome 7, sHypSab1.hap1, whole genome shotgun sequence region ATGGagcgaatgtggagaggatgcttcctacagtgagggagtacaatacccatgaacacagcctcagaatagagggacatccatttagaattgagctgaggaggaatcttcagccagagagtggggtAACTGTGGAATTTGTAGCCACAGGAAGTTTTGGAGACCAAGTTACTGGGCATAGATTGAAGATTGAAGCtattttcatgacatttgcctGCAGATAGAACTTCCTTTGCgaggaaaataataaatatgtCCAAAATCTGATCTACTCTGAATTGGTTGGAGGTTGTTTCTGTACAAGACCTAGGTGAAGGGTACTTGACATCAGGCAGCAATGGGGCCAAATGGGTCAGGTCTGTGGAAGGGGGGGGAATGGGCAGACTGGCCTCCACCTTCGGCATGGGGTAGAGAGAGAACTGTTCGCAACTTTGATGCAGATAGAGTGAAGAAGTTGAGGCTGAGGAGTCTCGTTACCCATGCAATTGGCCCGGTGGgaggttggattgctctgggtGCTGAGCTGATTGGGAGAAATTGAGAGCGGCTTTGGGCTGAGCAGTGAAATCTGCACCCGGAATGAGTCTCTGGGTGGTATGTTCTTGGCCCAGAGCCTTTTGCTGCAGCAGTGCCCAGGTCCTCGTGCGAGGAATGAtatgctgtttggacaatttagaccagggatggccaacctgtGGTGCATGCGGCAAAAGTAGCGCCCTGGATAATGAGAAGCGGCGCTTGCACCACAGTGatgataataaaaaagtaagcctactcatgcaaaaagtattaaccaaaaaccgatttgtagaaaaaaaatctaaaacagAAATTgcagtagcttagagctagaaatgggttttactgagaataaatctaaaacttagcaattatttttagcgattttattattttgtgcacatcttttggcgaatgttatctcctttcacattaatctgttttcaattttaaaaaatgttcaatgagtcaaactaggaaggaaagacacgaaatgctggcagaactcagcaggccagacagcatctatgggaggaggtaatagaacgtttcaggccgaaacccttcatcaggtttgcCGATGACATGATCttgatgggtctcatcagcaagaacgacgagtcagcagaCAGAGACGAgctgcagcggctaacggactggtgcagagccaacaacctgtctctgaatgtgaacaaaagagaagagatggttgttgacttctggAGGGCACgaagcaaccactccccactaaATATTGATTGCTCCTCGATAGAGATCGTTAACAGGTCTCCTGAACAGGCCCGAAATGTTGTCATtacctcctctcatagatgctgtctggcctactgagttctgccagcgtttcgtgtttttttatttatttccagcatctgcagattcactcgtgttgcctaggAAAGAaagacttttgttctgcagtcgaTCCATAACTGTTCGATACACATTTGATGCTTGTATGATCCTGATTTGCCAGGCATCTGCACCATTGGTGCACCGCAGGTTTTttccagtcagtttacaattgacactcgttCGCAACAGACttgtgctttgttcgtcctttgtgaacatttgtagTTTTGTACTCTTTTGAAAATTAAGCCTtgattttacattcagttacccatcacagtgcaaaagaaaatgagcaaaagaaaagcagaaagggatAGTAAGtctgaattcaatgaacagtgggaaaattagttcttatttatagcaggTCCGTCAGGAAAactgttgtgcattgtttgtgaaaagactttctcacataatagaagacatgattttaatagacactacaaaaCACAACATTGGACTGAATTAGGAGGAAAACTGAAGCTGGTGCTTGGGActgagttacggaaagaatatgtgattaaggaaaagggagaaatcaaaagaaggcaaaatatatttgttaaaagtctcaataaggtaagtaatgtttatcttgttttatattaaatcaatatctcatgtaaaaatgctaaatatgtctattttaacatttttacaagaattgaatgggggtacaagagttgtatggcacaTCTGAAGTCGTGTGTGAAAAAATTGGCGCATGGATtataaaaggttggccacccctgatCTAGATGGAGACGGTATTGGGATTGGAGGTGAGAGCAGATTTCACTCGCTCTCTCGCAGGGTTCATTCCTCTCTCCATGGTACCGAGGCCATGGGACTGCTGCCAAACTCTGTGCCCGTTAATACGATGGACTGAtaccagacatcccaccctgcaaaaactcatttcagggaggtagcaccaccacccCCGACCCCTGCAACCCATATTCCCCCCACCccggtcgacctccaagggtgtgtgtctacaggacatttgattatgaaagaacacaatttatttgatcacatatttaaactatatacacacacacactttattgagcagtctcaatgctaatagctaaatgctaatAACAACACTCATCATTTTTGACCTCTATTAGGCAGGAGTACACTTTTGTGtcgtctggggtgaagtacgttttatattttctttttttggaactcTGCCATGGCGCTACAGGACACTAAattgaactgatggacaatgaaagagagagagtggttgactgtaaagcccgcccacagagaaaactgatgggTTTACTTAGCACAGAGACCAATTGGTTCTCTCTCAATCTCACTCAAAAAAAAttgatttccaggatattgtatataatttgtgggcgtcagggagccgctatcaatatgtggGAGACTCCTGGAAttcccgggagaggtgggatttCTGTGATAcccaggctttgggcctactccagggttTGGAGCTCAGGACTCATTTTGGGTTGAAATGTTGTTGTTTGCTTATAAAGTCAAgttgtcactttttattgtcactttgactgtaactgctggtacagtacactgtaaaaacgagacaatgtttttcaggaccatggtgttacataaacagtacaaaaactagactgaactacataaaaatcaacacagaaaaaaactacactggactacagacctacccaggactgcataaagtgcacaaaacagtgcaggcattacaataaataataaacaagacaataggacagtaagttggtgtcagtccagactctggatattgaggctgatgacttgggggaagaaactgttacacagtctggtcatgagagcccgaatgcttcggtgccttttcccaaacagcaggagggaggagagtttgtgtgaggggtgcgtggggtccttcataatgctgtttgctttgcggatgcagcgtgtagtgtaaatgtccgtgatggtgggaagatagacccaatgatctcagctgaccacactatccactgcagggtcttgcgatccgagatggtgcaatttccgaaccaggcagtgatgcagctgctcaggatgctctcaatacaacccctgtagaatgtgatgaggatgggggggggggggtgggagatggactttctcagacttcgcagaaagtagagacgctgctgggctttctttgctatggagctggtgttgaggaaccaggtgagattctccgccaggaaacaccaagaaatttgacaTGATTACCAAgttcaccaagaaatttggtgctcttaacgagttctaccgaggagccgtcaatgttcagcggggagtagttgctttgtgccctcctgaagtcaacaaccatctcttttgttttgttcacattcagaaacaggttgttggctctgcaccagtccgttagccgctgcagctcgtctctgtatgctgactcatcgttcttgctgatgagacccatcaaGATCGTGTCTTCAGCAAgcctgatgatgtggttcgagtaCAGTCATGGGTTTACATGATTTATGTTCTCCCCCCACCATCCCGCTCAACCCCCGTGTTGTGTGTtagtctttattttatttatctataattgggttcttttgggtttcttgctttgtgactgcctgtaagtaAACAAATCTCATTATATAAttaatacattctttgataataaatgtactttgaatataaAGTTGCCCCTCACCTTTGGATGTGGACTTCTTGCAGCATTTGTAGATGGCAAAGGACAGGAGAGAGAGGAAGATGATGACAACGAAGATGAGGATGACGTGCATCATCTCAACAGAAAATGCCCTTTTCTCCAAACATCCCTCCTCAGAATGGTTGCATCCTGTGAATGGAAGGTAGGCACAGGggtaaatcataaacacaagagattctgcagaggctagATGTCCAGAGCAACcggcacaaaacactggaggaactcagcacctaAAGAATCAACGAGCAGTTGATGTTGTGGGCtcagatccttcgtcaggactggaaggagagggggaagaagaggtggaaaaggtaaagggctggagtggaaagaatctgacaggagaggagagtggaccatggcagaaagggaagcaggagggaggtgatatgcaggtgaggagaagagaagaggcaagaggtgaactggagtggggaatggaagagggaGTGGGGAAATTGAGcagaagttaatgaaattgaCGTTCGTGCCTTttggctggaggctacccagacagaatatgaggggCTCCTCCAGCCCGAGGGAGACCTCACTGTAGCaatagaggaggctgtggaccaagatgtcggaatgggaatggggatcggaattaaaatggttggcatgCAAGGATAACACCTGCCAATTCTTTGGcgtttttatctttttttaaatgaggccaagttgctagctctacgctcaacccagcatggatggaaagcgtgcaaggagccggctggatttgaactcgggacaaACTTGCCTTGAAGCCCGCTGCAGATGCCACTATCAATGATTTAGTTTAGTTCCTCGTGTTTGTCTCTGCTCCCTCTACCTAGTGTTTGGTTTATAATCTCAGGGATCAGAACACCTCTGGCAGGCCCACCCctaacctccccctccccccttaggAAGGGAGGCTGAGCCACTACTGTATTTCCAGTGAGGGTTCTCCTGCACCGCTGCCAGGGAGGGAACTCCGGGATTTGGGCCAGTGACAGTGACAGAAAGTGTGAGAAAGGGAATAAGGAATGAAGCAAGAGAGGCAGGAGGAAGAGATCAGGATAGACAAAAATAAGGAGAATGGGCCAAAATTAGAGaaagaaatagaaagaaaaagGCAGGAATGGAGTGAGAGACACAGAgaaacactatttatttattgagatagagggctggaagggcctattttgcacttaaagctgtgctgcccagtagACCCCAATTTAATCCGAGCTTAATCACTGGAGAATATACAGTGACCAACCAGtaagtccttggactgtgggaggaaactggagcacccggaggaaacccacgcggtcacaggaagaacatacaatctccttgTATGCTGCAGTGGGAATTCAACCCAGGTCACAGTTACATTAAAGTGTTGTGCTGAGCAGTACATCAACGTTccgctcctccccctctccctcttattctgtcactttctctctcttccctctctctccccactcttccCCAACTCGGTCactctactctctctctccccccattttctctctctaactcccccccaccctttatcttccttttctctttctccccctctctaccACCCCCACCTCCCTAACTCAAATCTCTGAATTGAAAAGCCATGCCAAGTGATTGCGTGAGGCGCTGAGGAGCAAGCACcgtggggggggagtgggggttgGTGACCCCGTTGTGGGATGGGCGGCGAGAGAGGATAAGAAGTGTCCAGATTGGAATACTGACTGGAGGCGAGGGAGGGAGATGTGAGCGGCACGGAGCTGTGGGCATGTGGAATCCCCTCAGACGTCTCCACCACCGGCAGTTTCACGGCTGGGGTTTGGTCAGAGGTCGCAGTCACTGGCTGACGGTCCAGCAGGGTCCATGTCGGAGTTTCTGTACTGCCTGTACAGGGGGTTCATAAAACAGAGAtagaaattaggccatttggcccatcgagtctgttctaccatctccccttaacccccttaccaatcagggacatatcaatctctgctttaaatgcacttGACACCCATagcccactcccccccaccccatggcaatgaatttcactgatTCACAAGTTTAAAACAATTCCTCATCATTGTTCAGAGTACTGAAGACACGAAGGGAGATGACAATGTCGCCATCGGTTGCactgggatatggacaggatgggctgggaattggcagatggagttgaaacTGGAAAAGGATGAAGTGATTCACTGTAGAAGGTCAAACCTGCAGTCTGGCCACTACTCAACAacttacaaactcactttcaaggacttcctaccacttgtgttctcagtatcattctcatttgcagtttgtctttttttaaaaaaaagacattacTTCCAAAATTACTTGTTTGGTCAGAgaagtccctttggcccatccactccatgctgaaaccattaaactgcctactcccatggaCCTGTATCAGGACCCCAGCCCTCCATGTACctcttcaaacttctcttaaatattgaaatcgagcttgcatgcatcacttccactggcagctcgttccacactctcaccaccctctgagtgaaatttctcctcatgttctccttaaacatttcaccttacaCCCTTAAACCTTGACCTCTAtttctagtcccactgacctcagtggaaaaagtctgcttgcagttactctatctatacccctcataattttgtataccaaatCTCATCTCAGTcttttatgttccaaggaatatgGTGGCTGGAGTAAGggccttatgctttggctcttgggggttaaagggtagaggccagacaaaGGCCAGtactccaggttcgggggttcagctgaggcctaacaaccctgactggtaaaacaaaattgttagcaGCAACAGGGAATCTTTTTACGTGATCCCGTgatcatgattgctcttggcaattgTTTTAAAAAGAGAACCAGTTTGCCATTGatgtctgggcagtgtctttacaagaggggtgatcccagccattatcaatactcttcagagattgtctgtctgatgttaatgatcacataaccaggacttgtggtctgtaccggctgctcgtaccaccatccaccacctgctcccatgtcttcatgtgaccctgatccggGTGGGTGGGCTAagcgggtgctacaccttgccaagggtgacctgcaggctagtggaaagaaggagcaccttacacctgctttggtagagacataactCCACCCAagccatggtctcttctcactgctgccaacaggaagaaggtacaggagcctcaggattcgcaccaccaggttcaggaacagttactacccctcaaccaacaggctcttgaaccagagggtataactttacttgccccatcattgaactgttcccacaacctatagactcactttcaaggactcttcatctctggttctcaatatttattgcttatttatttattactgtaatttctttctttttgcatttgcaaagtttgttgacttttgcacgcTGTTGATTGCCCAAGTTGGTACGGTCTTTTACTGATTCTTTTATGgttaatggatttattgagtatgcccacaagaaaatgaatctcaagttgtatatgatgactttgatactaaacttactttgaattttggggAGTACCTGACTAGATACATCAAGACCTGGAACAGAACAGCCTACAGTAGGTGATGGCTACAGCCCAGGAATGAACCCCTGAACACCACCTTCACCCATGGGCCCATATTGGGTTCCAAAGGCATTTCATCCCAGCTGACCTTCTTCTAAAGGGGCAGTTAAAGCTTGTTGAAGAGCCGAGAATCAGGCCCAAAGGGGCAGCGAGTCCACGCTGACCACCATCACATGGTGTGTGTGGAGAAACTCCGACAACGCCAGAGgtcggaattgaaccctggtctctACTCACTGCACCACAGTGATGGCCTGGGAATGTAAAATAAAGTTTAGCCCTGAGTAGCCGGCACTTGTGGGAGACTTCCCACACC contains the following coding sequences:
- the LOC132397001 gene encoding uncharacterized protein LOC132397001 isoform X4, coding for MEPLSWILLACLLLTCQVTVLGNRLSGQVGVQQCDRILKDAFPEKMYPWLHSYRTIPSIGSQPEYVEFTTKRRQKFCVNQQKARLMKEYVDSQSRGSTETPTWTLLDRQPVTATSDQTPAVKLPVVETSEGIPHAHSSVPLTSPSLASRCNHSEEGCLEKRAFSVEMMHVILIFVVIIFLSLLSFAIYKCCKKSTSKGSHKARNPKEPNYR